In Agromyces sp. G08B096, a genomic segment contains:
- a CDS encoding tyrosine recombinase XerC, with translation MSAGGRISSAVTLPAAGISSAATLPAAVDEYCAHLDAERGYSANTVAAYRGDLLDLSRYAARRGAAGDGTLPSPAATGADARERAATDGSYDEAVPPGRPVADLAALDLPLLRDWLWEATEAGLARATIARRAASARGFCAWAARRGLLPADPAVRLRAPKAQRTLPRVLTQQAIGELLAGLDRAAADDPVAARDSAIVELLYASGLRVSELVGLDLDEIDRGRRTVRVLGKGSKERVVPYGAPAARALDRYLDQARGRLLEGAGAGARQRSDDAAGAGSAGTSPRSSTRPGSAAAAFIGVRGGRLGARAVHRLVADLLAGVPGAGPSGPHAFRHTAATHLLDGGADLRAVQEFLGHASLGTTQIYTHVSAERLKETYRTAHPRA, from the coding sequence ATGAGTGCGGGCGGCCGGATCTCGTCCGCGGTGACGCTGCCCGCCGCCGGGATCTCGTCCGCGGCGACGCTGCCTGCCGCAGTCGACGAGTACTGCGCCCACCTCGACGCAGAACGGGGCTACTCGGCCAATACCGTCGCGGCGTACCGCGGCGACCTGCTCGATCTGTCCCGGTACGCGGCCCGACGAGGCGCTGCGGGCGACGGGACGCTGCCCTCGCCCGCCGCAACGGGAGCAGACGCCCGCGAGCGAGCGGCGACCGATGGGTCCTACGACGAGGCGGTCCCGCCCGGGAGGCCCGTCGCCGACCTCGCCGCCCTCGACCTGCCGTTGCTGCGCGACTGGTTGTGGGAGGCCACCGAGGCAGGGCTCGCTCGCGCGACGATCGCCCGACGCGCGGCCTCGGCGCGCGGATTCTGCGCCTGGGCCGCGCGCCGCGGGCTCCTCCCCGCCGACCCGGCCGTCCGTCTCCGCGCGCCGAAGGCCCAACGCACCCTTCCGCGGGTGCTCACCCAGCAGGCGATCGGCGAGCTGCTCGCCGGGCTCGACCGGGCCGCGGCCGACGATCCCGTGGCCGCGCGCGACAGCGCGATCGTCGAACTGCTGTACGCCTCGGGCCTCCGCGTGTCCGAGCTCGTCGGACTCGACCTCGACGAGATCGACCGCGGGCGACGCACTGTGCGCGTGCTCGGCAAGGGCTCGAAAGAGCGCGTCGTGCCCTACGGGGCTCCCGCCGCCCGCGCGCTCGACCGCTATCTCGATCAGGCACGCGGCCGGCTGCTCGAAGGCGCAGGCGCAGGCGCGCGCCAACGGTCGGACGACGCCGCGGGGGCCGGATCCGCGGGAACGAGCCCGCGCTCTTCCACCCGGCCGGGGAGCGCGGCGGCCGCCTTCATCGGCGTGCGCGGCGGGCGGCTCGGGGCGCGAGCGGTGCACCGGCTGGTGGCCGACCTGCTGGCCGGGGTGCCCGGCGCGGGGCCGAGCGGCCCGCACGCCTTCCGGCACACGGCGGCCACCCATCTGCTCGACGGCGGCGCCGACCTCCGCGCGGTCCAGGAGTTCCTGGGGCACGCGAGCCTCGGCACCACGCAGATCTACACCCACGTCTCCGCCGAACGGCTGAAGGAGACCTACCGCACGGCGCATCCCCGCGCCTGA
- the rpsB gene encoding 30S ribosomal protein S2, with the protein MAVVTIRQLLDSGVHFGHQTRRWNPKMKRFIFTERSGIYIIDLQQSLAYIDKAYDFVKETVAHGGTILFVGTKKQAQESIAEQATRVGQPYVNQRWLGGLLTNFSTVSKRLARMKELEELDFEGTTSGFTKKELLLKKRELDKLHKSLGGIRNLSKTPSALWVVDTKKEHLAIDEAKKLGIPVIGILDTNCDPDEVQYPIPGNDDAIRSVSLLTRIIADAAAEGLIQRHQKPEEGDEAAEPLAEWEQELLQAQTPEQSSPETAKVDGATAEAEETAEVAEVVSADATAEAATESAADEAGEQADEAAAESK; encoded by the coding sequence ATGGCCGTCGTTACCATCCGCCAGCTGCTCGACAGCGGCGTGCACTTCGGGCACCAGACCCGCCGCTGGAACCCGAAGATGAAGCGCTTCATCTTCACCGAGCGCTCGGGCATCTACATCATCGACCTGCAGCAGTCGCTCGCCTACATCGACAAGGCGTACGACTTCGTCAAGGAGACGGTCGCCCACGGCGGTACCATCCTCTTCGTCGGCACCAAGAAGCAGGCGCAGGAGTCCATCGCCGAGCAGGCGACCCGCGTCGGCCAGCCCTACGTGAACCAGCGCTGGCTCGGCGGCCTCCTCACCAACTTCTCGACGGTGTCCAAGCGCCTCGCCCGCATGAAGGAGCTCGAGGAGCTCGACTTCGAGGGCACCACCTCGGGCTTCACCAAGAAGGAGCTGCTGCTCAAGAAGCGCGAGCTCGACAAGCTCCACAAGTCGCTCGGCGGCATCCGCAACCTCTCCAAGACGCCGTCGGCGCTGTGGGTCGTGGACACCAAGAAGGAGCACCTCGCGATCGACGAGGCCAAGAAGCTCGGCATCCCCGTCATCGGCATCCTCGACACCAACTGCGACCCCGACGAGGTGCAGTACCCGATCCCGGGCAACGACGACGCGATCCGCTCGGTGAGCCTGCTCACCCGCATCATCGCCGACGCCGCCGCCGAGGGGCTCATCCAGCGCCACCAGAAGCCCGAAGAGGGCGACGAGGCCGCTGAGCCGCTGGCCGAGTGGGAGCAGGAGCTCCTCCAGGCGCAGACCCCCGAGCAGTCCTCGCCCGAGACCGCCAAGGTCGACGGCGCCACCGCCGAGGCCGAGGAGACCGCAGAGGTCGCCGAGGTCGTGTCGGCGGACGCGACCGCCGAGGCCGCGACCGAGTCGGCTGCCGACGAGGCCGGCGAGCAGGCCGACGAGGCCGCCGCCGAGTCCAAGTAA
- a CDS encoding M23 family metallopeptidase gives MPRRRAPKLAVSAALAALLLGPAAPVPAVGAHAAAVEPRVSGAAAVEPSGSGAAAASAPSAAWEWPVAPPIRVVAPYRQPATPYAAGHRGIDVAASAGDPVVAAEAGVVSFAGQVAGREVVAIDHGGDVVSAVEPVLAVVAEGETVARGAPIGVVGAGGHCDGACVHFGVRVDGEYVSPFVFLGGVPRAVLLPLAD, from the coding sequence ATGCCTCGCCGGCGGGCCCCCAAGCTCGCCGTGAGCGCCGCATTGGCGGCGCTCCTGCTCGGGCCGGCCGCACCGGTTCCCGCGGTCGGCGCCCACGCCGCGGCGGTCGAGCCGAGGGTTTCCGGCGCAGCGGCGGTCGAGCCGTCGGGTTCCGGCGCAGCCGCGGCCTCCGCTCCGTCGGCCGCGTGGGAGTGGCCCGTCGCACCGCCCATCCGAGTGGTCGCGCCGTACCGGCAGCCGGCGACCCCGTACGCCGCCGGGCATCGCGGGATCGACGTCGCAGCCTCGGCCGGCGACCCGGTCGTGGCCGCCGAGGCGGGCGTGGTGAGCTTTGCGGGCCAGGTCGCCGGCCGCGAGGTGGTCGCGATCGACCACGGCGGCGACGTGGTCAGCGCCGTCGAGCCGGTGCTCGCCGTGGTGGCCGAGGGAGAGACGGTCGCGCGCGGCGCGCCCATCGGCGTCGTCGGCGCCGGCGGGCACTGCGACGGGGCGTGCGTACATTTCGGCGTCCGGGTCGACGGAGAGTACGTCTCGCCGTTCGTGTTCCTCGGCGGCGTGCCCCGCGCGGTGCTCCTCCCCCTCGCCGACTGA
- the rplS gene encoding 50S ribosomal protein L19, whose product MHILDHVDASSLKSDIPDFRAGDTVKVHVNIIEGTRSRVQVFQGVVIGRSGEGVRETFTVRKISFQVGVERKFPVHSPIIEKIEVVTRGDVRRAKLYYLRELRGKKAKIKEKRDN is encoded by the coding sequence ATGCACATCCTCGACCACGTCGACGCCTCGAGCCTGAAGTCCGACATCCCCGACTTCCGCGCCGGCGACACCGTCAAGGTGCACGTCAACATCATCGAAGGCACGCGCTCGCGTGTCCAGGTCTTCCAGGGCGTCGTCATCGGCCGTTCGGGCGAAGGCGTCCGCGAGACCTTCACGGTCCGCAAGATCAGCTTCCAGGTCGGCGTCGAGCGCAAGTTCCCCGTGCACTCGCCGATCATCGAGAAGATCGAGGTCGTCACCCGTGGTGACGTCCGCCGCGCGAAGCTCTACTACCTGCGCGAGCTCCGCGGCAAGAAGGCGAAGATCAAGGAGAAGCGCGACAACTGA
- the dprA gene encoding DNA-processing protein DprA, with protein MTAVFDEVRRSASGALPALGRETGDDDALARAFLGTLAEPGDGVLGALVEAAGARHAAELLADRVDAAHLARALEAGGVRVESAALHAALRRWSPRIDPSAFARAIHQAVRVSARLIVPGDPEWPDPVADLGVHAPLALWVRGDAGLLAAGDQAIALVGARAATGYGEHVAVESAAGLVDRGFAIVSGGAYGIDGMAHRSALRSDGATIAYLAGGVDRFYPLGHESLLSRIVERGAVVSELPCGEPPTKWRFLQRNRLIAASTAATIVLEAGHRSGSINTAGHAAHLGRPLGAVPGPVTSPASAGCHRLLREYGAVCVVDAEQMAELARGELPEAVRFGPRGAASAAPRRSGEDPPGVWSSPDGVRVRDALSARAPRSVEEVARRAGLDPRSAMSVLGSLEAEGRALRHAAGWVSPARTGR; from the coding sequence GTGACCGCGGTGTTCGACGAGGTACGCCGGTCGGCGTCGGGGGCGCTCCCCGCGTTGGGTCGCGAGACGGGCGACGACGACGCGCTGGCGCGTGCGTTCCTCGGCACGCTCGCCGAGCCGGGCGACGGAGTGCTGGGCGCGCTCGTCGAGGCCGCGGGCGCCCGTCACGCCGCCGAGCTGCTCGCCGACCGCGTCGATGCGGCGCACCTCGCGCGGGCGCTCGAAGCCGGCGGCGTCCGGGTGGAGTCCGCAGCGCTCCACGCGGCACTGCGGCGGTGGTCGCCGCGGATCGACCCGTCGGCCTTCGCCCGCGCCATCCACCAGGCGGTGCGGGTCTCGGCTCGGCTGATCGTGCCGGGAGATCCGGAGTGGCCCGACCCGGTCGCCGACCTCGGCGTGCACGCCCCGCTCGCCCTGTGGGTCCGAGGCGACGCGGGTCTGCTCGCCGCCGGAGATCAGGCCATCGCGCTCGTCGGGGCGCGCGCGGCAACCGGATACGGCGAGCACGTCGCGGTCGAGTCCGCCGCGGGACTGGTCGACCGCGGGTTCGCGATCGTCTCGGGAGGCGCCTACGGCATCGACGGCATGGCGCACCGCTCCGCTCTGCGGAGCGACGGCGCCACCATCGCGTACCTCGCAGGCGGCGTCGACCGCTTCTACCCCCTCGGACACGAGAGCCTGCTCTCGCGGATCGTCGAGCGAGGCGCCGTCGTCTCGGAGCTGCCCTGCGGCGAACCGCCGACGAAGTGGCGGTTCTTGCAACGGAACCGACTGATCGCCGCCTCGACGGCGGCGACCATCGTGCTGGAGGCGGGCCATCGCTCGGGGTCGATCAACACCGCAGGCCACGCCGCGCACCTCGGCCGGCCGCTCGGTGCCGTGCCAGGACCCGTGACCAGCCCGGCATCGGCGGGGTGCCACCGGCTCCTCCGCGAGTACGGGGCGGTCTGCGTGGTCGACGCCGAGCAGATGGCCGAGCTGGCCCGCGGCGAGCTGCCCGAAGCCGTGCGGTTCGGACCGCGCGGCGCCGCGTCCGCCGCTCCCCGGCGGTCCGGCGAGGACCCGCCGGGCGTGTGGTCGAGTCCCGACGGCGTGCGCGTCCGCGACGCGCTGAGCGCGAGAGCGCCGCGGAGTGTCGAGGAGGTCGCCCGACGCGCCGGCCTCGACCCCAGGAGCGCCATGAGCGTGCTCGGCTCGCTCGAGGCCGAGGGCCGCGCACTGCGGCACGCCGCCGGATGGGTGTCGCCCGCGCGGACGGGCAGGTGA
- a CDS encoding DUF2469 family protein — MDEDEFDDYDREVELALYREYRDIVAQFQYVVETERRFYLANEVELVRRDTEHDFYFELTMKDVWVWDVYRADRFVKSVRVLTFKDVNIEELATREFELPKELALDE, encoded by the coding sequence ATGGACGAGGACGAGTTCGACGACTACGACCGTGAAGTCGAGTTGGCCCTGTACCGGGAGTACCGCGACATCGTCGCGCAATTCCAGTACGTGGTCGAGACGGAGCGCCGCTTCTACCTCGCGAACGAGGTGGAGCTCGTCCGGCGCGACACCGAGCACGACTTCTACTTCGAGCTCACGATGAAGGACGTCTGGGTGTGGGACGTCTACCGGGCCGACCGGTTCGTGAAGTCGGTGCGGGTGCTGACGTTCAAGGACGTGAACATCGAGGAGCTCGCCACGCGCGAGTTCGAGCTGCCCAAGGAGCTCGCGCTCGACGAGTGA
- a CDS encoding YifB family Mg chelatase-like AAA ATPase — protein sequence MPVGRTRSVALIGLAGSVVEVEADLASQLPALVIIGLPDAALGEARERVRSAATNAGCPLPPRRLTVNLSPASLPKHGSGFDLAIALACLAAAGQVDPASVARIAHLGELGLDGRVRPVAGILPAVLAASRAGHRTVMVPAANAEEAALVPGVEVIGVGSLVEAAIRHGGSFDPALLAAFESADTGPGEPSARPSPRSAPAGDLADVTGNTEAVEALLVAAAGGHHLFLEGPPGAGKTMLASRLPGILPDLDTEAALEVASLRSLAGDPLDGLDLRPPFESPHHTASAAAMVGGGSRIIRPGAAPRASHGVLFLDEAPEFAASVLDVLRQPLESGTISIHRANAVATFPARFQLVLAANPCPCGQHGLEHGECSCAPVARRRYLGRISGPLLDRIDVQLWVPRITAAGLRMAGERPAFTSAEAKRRVADARGAAAERLAGTPWRRNAEMPGPWLRGAGGLHPGGRATAALDRALERGTVTMRGYDRVLKVAWTLADLDGATAPDSGHVGQALALRKGMSR from the coding sequence ATGCCGGTGGGTCGCACCCGGTCGGTCGCACTCATCGGCCTCGCGGGCTCCGTCGTCGAGGTCGAGGCCGACCTCGCGAGCCAGCTTCCCGCGCTCGTGATCATCGGCTTGCCCGACGCCGCCCTCGGCGAAGCGCGCGAGCGCGTGCGGTCGGCCGCGACCAACGCCGGATGCCCCCTCCCACCGCGCCGGCTCACCGTCAACCTGTCGCCGGCGTCCCTGCCGAAGCACGGCTCCGGGTTCGATCTGGCGATCGCGCTGGCCTGCCTCGCTGCGGCGGGGCAGGTCGACCCGGCGTCGGTCGCCAGGATCGCGCACCTCGGCGAGCTCGGTCTCGACGGACGGGTTCGCCCGGTCGCCGGCATCCTTCCCGCGGTGCTCGCCGCCTCCCGCGCCGGCCATCGCACGGTGATGGTCCCGGCGGCGAACGCCGAGGAGGCGGCGCTCGTCCCGGGCGTCGAGGTCATCGGGGTCGGCTCCCTCGTCGAAGCGGCGATCCGGCACGGCGGCTCGTTCGACCCGGCGCTGCTCGCCGCCTTCGAGTCGGCCGACACGGGGCCCGGCGAGCCGTCGGCGCGCCCGTCCCCGCGCTCCGCTCCGGCGGGCGACCTCGCCGACGTGACCGGCAACACCGAGGCCGTGGAAGCACTGCTCGTGGCGGCCGCCGGCGGACACCACCTCTTCCTCGAGGGGCCGCCCGGCGCCGGCAAGACCATGCTCGCCTCCCGGCTGCCCGGCATTCTGCCCGACCTCGATACCGAGGCCGCGCTCGAAGTGGCCTCGCTCCGCTCGCTCGCCGGCGACCCGCTCGACGGGTTGGACCTCCGCCCGCCGTTCGAGTCGCCGCACCACACCGCGAGCGCCGCGGCGATGGTCGGCGGCGGAAGCCGGATCATCCGGCCGGGCGCCGCGCCGCGGGCTTCGCACGGCGTCCTCTTCCTCGACGAGGCGCCCGAGTTCGCGGCGTCCGTGCTCGACGTGCTCAGACAGCCCCTCGAGTCCGGCACGATCAGCATCCACCGGGCGAATGCGGTCGCGACGTTCCCGGCGAGATTCCAGCTCGTCCTCGCCGCCAACCCCTGCCCGTGCGGTCAGCACGGCCTCGAGCACGGGGAGTGCAGCTGCGCGCCGGTCGCGCGTCGACGCTACCTCGGGCGCATCTCGGGCCCGCTGCTCGACCGCATCGATGTGCAGCTGTGGGTACCGCGCATCACCGCGGCGGGCCTGCGCATGGCGGGGGAGCGGCCGGCGTTCACCAGCGCGGAGGCGAAGCGCCGGGTGGCCGACGCCCGCGGCGCCGCCGCGGAGCGGCTCGCGGGCACGCCCTGGCGACGCAACGCCGAGATGCCGGGGCCGTGGCTCCGCGGCGCCGGCGGACTTCACCCCGGCGGGCGGGCGACGGCCGCGCTCGACCGGGCGCTCGAACGGGGCACCGTGACGATGCGCGGGTACGACCGCGTGCTGAAGGTCGCGTGGACGCTCGCCGACCTCGACGGGGCGACCGCGCCCGACTCGGGCCACGTCGGCCAGGCGCTGGCGCTTCGCAAGGGGATGAGCCGGTGA
- the lepB gene encoding signal peptidase I: MTQDTRTTRDGREGDASARRKRGVLLFVRDLLVIFVVAVLVSFLIKTFLIRSFFIPSQSMQETLEVDDRIIVNELVPDVAAIERGDVVVFRDPGGWLPASPEIEQPPLVAAVDWFLAFVGLSAPDSNDHLVKRVIGLPGDHVVCCNALGQMSVNGVPLDESVYVTLPPGEEKVSRDDFDATVPEGSLWVMGDNRYNSKDSRYNGETPLKGFVPIENVVGKAFVVSWPIAHWAWLDNHADVFAGVDEGKG, translated from the coding sequence ATGACACAAGACACACGCACCACGCGCGACGGCCGCGAGGGGGACGCATCGGCGCGACGCAAGCGCGGTGTGCTGCTGTTCGTACGCGACCTGCTGGTCATCTTCGTGGTGGCGGTCCTGGTCTCGTTCCTCATCAAGACCTTCCTCATCCGGTCCTTCTTCATCCCCTCGCAGTCGATGCAGGAGACGCTCGAAGTCGACGACCGCATCATCGTGAACGAGCTCGTTCCCGACGTCGCGGCGATCGAACGGGGCGACGTGGTCGTCTTCCGAGACCCCGGCGGCTGGCTGCCCGCATCGCCCGAGATCGAGCAGCCGCCGCTCGTCGCCGCCGTCGACTGGTTCCTCGCGTTCGTGGGCCTGTCGGCGCCCGACTCGAACGACCACCTCGTGAAGCGTGTGATCGGGCTGCCCGGCGATCACGTCGTGTGCTGCAACGCGCTCGGCCAGATGAGCGTCAACGGCGTGCCGCTCGACGAGTCGGTGTACGTCACGCTGCCGCCCGGCGAGGAGAAGGTCTCGCGCGACGACTTCGACGCGACGGTGCCCGAGGGCTCGCTCTGGGTCATGGGCGACAACCGGTACAACTCCAAAGACTCCAGGTACAACGGCGAGACCCCGCTCAAGGGGTTCGTGCCGATCGAGAACGTCGTCGGCAAGGCGTTCGTCGTGAGCTGGCCGATCGCGCACTGGGCCTGGCTCGACAACCACGCCGACGTGTTCGCGGGCGTCGACGAGGGGAAGGGCTGA
- a CDS encoding ribonuclease HII — translation MVAGRPPSLTAERALFADGAPMVLACDEVGRGALAGPVTVGIVVIDAAIRRMPAGLRDSKLLPEPKREQLAPRAASWVRGYAVGEASASEIDELGIMACLGLAGARAYRALAEATELAAGAPLLLDGNYDWLSPSIEHRAQVITRIKADRDCASVSAASVIAKVHRDRGMRREHDDLPLYGWDENKGYSTRAHFAAIDEHGPSSLHRRTWLHEKEPFAEAGPALFDLGVG, via the coding sequence ATGGTCGCCGGCCGACCCCCGTCGCTCACCGCCGAGCGGGCCCTCTTCGCCGACGGCGCACCCATGGTGCTGGCCTGCGACGAGGTGGGCCGCGGCGCGCTCGCCGGGCCCGTCACCGTGGGCATCGTCGTCATCGACGCCGCGATCCGCCGCATGCCGGCCGGGCTGCGGGACTCCAAGCTCCTGCCCGAGCCGAAGCGAGAGCAGCTGGCGCCCCGGGCGGCGTCGTGGGTCCGCGGCTACGCCGTCGGCGAGGCATCCGCGAGCGAGATCGACGAGCTCGGCATCATGGCCTGCCTCGGCCTCGCGGGCGCCCGCGCCTACCGTGCCCTCGCCGAGGCGACCGAACTCGCCGCCGGCGCCCCGCTCCTGCTCGACGGCAACTACGACTGGCTGAGCCCGTCGATCGAGCACCGCGCCCAGGTGATCACGCGCATCAAGGCCGACCGCGACTGCGCGTCCGTCTCCGCGGCCTCCGTCATCGCGAAGGTCCACCGCGATCGCGGCATGCGGCGCGAGCACGACGACCTGCCGCTCTACGGCTGGGACGAGAACAAGGGCTACTCGACCAGGGCGCATTTCGCCGCCATCGACGAGCACGGTCCGAGCTCGCTGCACCGCCGCACGTGGCTGCACGAGAAGGAACCCTTCGCCGAGGCCGGGCCGGCGCTCTTCGACCTCGGCGTAGGATGA
- the map gene encoding type I methionyl aminopeptidase produces the protein MIELRTPAEIDQMRPAGRFVASVLEATAAAAKVGVNLLELDRIAHEMIRKAGAESCYIDYHPSFGASPFGKVLCTSVNDAVLHGLPFDYALKDGDLLSLDFAASVDGWVADSAISVVVGTARDEDLRLIRTTERALEAGIAAARPGNRIGDISRAIADVAREQGYTINTDFGGHGVGRTMHGDPHIPNNGRPGRGLPLKPGLVIAIEPWFLQTTDRIFTDPDGWTLRSADGSRGAHSEHTVAVTDGDPIVLTARG, from the coding sequence GTGATCGAACTGAGGACCCCGGCCGAGATCGACCAGATGCGCCCGGCAGGGCGGTTCGTGGCGAGCGTGCTGGAGGCGACCGCGGCGGCGGCGAAGGTGGGCGTCAACCTGCTGGAGCTCGACCGGATCGCACACGAGATGATCCGCAAGGCCGGCGCGGAGAGCTGCTACATCGACTACCACCCGTCGTTCGGGGCGAGCCCGTTCGGCAAGGTGCTCTGCACGTCGGTGAACGATGCGGTGCTGCACGGCCTGCCGTTCGACTACGCACTGAAGGACGGCGATCTGCTGAGCCTCGACTTCGCGGCATCGGTCGACGGCTGGGTGGCCGACTCGGCGATCTCGGTCGTGGTCGGCACCGCGCGGGACGAGGACCTCCGGCTCATCCGCACCACCGAGCGTGCACTCGAGGCCGGTATCGCGGCGGCGCGTCCGGGCAACCGCATCGGCGACATCTCGCGCGCCATCGCCGACGTGGCGCGGGAGCAGGGCTACACCATCAACACCGATTTCGGCGGGCACGGCGTGGGCCGCACGATGCACGGCGACCCGCACATCCCGAACAACGGCCGGCCGGGCCGCGGCCTGCCCCTGAAGCCCGGCCTCGTCATCGCGATCGAGCCGTGGTTCCTGCAGACGACCGACCGCATCTTCACCGACCCCGACGGCTGGACGCTGCGCAGCGCCGACGGCTCACGCGGAGCGCACTCCGAGCACACCGTGGCGGTCACCGACGGCGACCCCATCGTGCTCACCGCCCGCGGCTGA
- a CDS encoding metallophosphoesterase, with the protein MAGLTDAPRLGRYPAARHVIAHLSDTHLLDGGAPLGGRADTVAALTQAIAQLERLGTELDAIVVTGDVADLGEPDAYVRARAALEPLARSCEAELVWVMGNHDERAAFRAGLLDEAPSDTPVHRAVDVGGLRILSLDVTVPGWHHGTIDEHALAWLSEQLSVPATFGTVLALHHAPIATPLALMDVLELRGQDALAAALAGTDVRLILGGHLHYPTSGMFAGIPVSVAGATAFTMDLSAPPRDLVGIDGGRSFQVVHLFDEGAITAVVPLGDFPVVSSFGAEFLAELERLDAEGRLDRFSRKRPPA; encoded by the coding sequence GTGGCTGGACTCACCGACGCACCTCGGCTCGGCCGCTATCCGGCGGCCAGGCACGTGATCGCACACCTCTCCGACACGCACCTGCTCGACGGCGGTGCGCCCCTCGGCGGTCGAGCCGATACCGTTGCGGCCCTCACCCAGGCGATCGCTCAGCTCGAACGGCTCGGCACCGAGCTCGACGCGATCGTCGTCACCGGTGACGTGGCCGACCTCGGCGAGCCCGATGCCTACGTCCGCGCTCGCGCCGCGCTCGAGCCCCTCGCGCGCTCCTGCGAGGCCGAACTGGTCTGGGTGATGGGCAATCACGACGAGCGCGCGGCGTTCCGGGCCGGCCTGCTCGACGAGGCCCCGAGCGACACGCCCGTCCACCGGGCCGTCGATGTCGGAGGGCTCCGCATCCTCTCCCTCGACGTCACGGTGCCCGGCTGGCACCACGGCACCATCGACGAGCACGCGCTTGCCTGGCTCAGCGAACAGCTGTCCGTCCCCGCGACGTTCGGCACCGTCCTCGCGCTGCACCATGCGCCCATCGCCACGCCGCTCGCGCTCATGGACGTCCTCGAACTCCGCGGGCAGGACGCGCTCGCCGCAGCGCTCGCGGGCACCGACGTCCGCCTGATCCTCGGCGGCCACCTGCATTACCCGACGAGCGGCATGTTCGCCGGCATCCCGGTCTCCGTCGCCGGCGCGACGGCGTTCACGATGGACCTCTCGGCGCCGCCGCGCGACCTCGTGGGCATCGACGGCGGTCGATCCTTCCAGGTCGTCCACCTCTTCGACGAGGGCGCCATCACCGCGGTCGTCCCCCTCGGAGACTTCCCCGTCGTCTCGAGTTTCGGAGCCGAGTTCCTCGCCGAGCTGGAGCGCCTCGACGCCGAGGGCCGGCTCGACCGATTCTCCCGGAAGCGCCCGCCGGCATGA
- the nirD gene encoding nitrite reductase small subunit NirD — protein sequence MSLTLTETTWVRVCSLDELEPCWGEVALVAGRQIAMVLVAPGEVYAVDHHDPKTGAPVMARGIVGSRGDRPTLASPLHKQVYDLGTGECFTDPALVLRTYRTRIVGGAIEVELDL from the coding sequence ATGAGCCTCACGCTGACCGAGACGACCTGGGTGCGCGTCTGCTCGCTCGACGAGCTCGAGCCGTGCTGGGGCGAGGTCGCCCTCGTCGCCGGCCGGCAGATCGCGATGGTGCTCGTGGCACCCGGGGAGGTGTACGCCGTGGACCACCACGACCCGAAGACCGGCGCGCCCGTCATGGCGCGCGGCATCGTGGGCTCGCGGGGCGATCGCCCGACGCTCGCCTCGCCGCTGCACAAACAGGTCTACGACCTCGGCACGGGGGAGTGCTTCACCGACCCCGCGCTCGTGCTGCGCACCTACCGCACGCGGATCGTCGGCGGCGCCATCGAGGTCGAGCTCGACCTCTGA
- a CDS encoding YraN family protein encodes MAHNTELGRRGEELAVGHLVARGMQVIERNWRCRLGEIDIVARDGHDTVFVEVKTRTSADFGHPFEAITPMKLARLRRLAIAWCEQSEAVVGRIRLDAVAVLAPVEAPALIEHLEGLS; translated from the coding sequence ATGGCCCACAACACGGAACTCGGCCGGCGCGGTGAGGAGCTTGCGGTCGGCCACCTGGTCGCTCGCGGGATGCAGGTGATCGAGCGCAACTGGCGCTGCCGGCTCGGGGAGATCGACATCGTCGCCCGCGACGGGCACGACACGGTCTTCGTCGAGGTCAAGACCCGGACGAGCGCGGACTTCGGCCATCCGTTCGAGGCGATCACGCCCATGAAGCTCGCGCGGCTGCGGCGGCTGGCGATCGCGTGGTGCGAGCAGTCGGAAGCCGTCGTCGGGCGCATCCGTCTCGACGCCGTCGCCGTATTGGCGCCCGTGGAGGCGCCCGCGCTGATCGAGCATCTCGAGGGGCTCAGCTGA